The Fibrobacter sp. UWEL DNA window TTGGCTCCATGAATGTAGGTGACAATAAGGGAATTAATCTTTCTGTATTGTCCTTTACGGGGAGCATTGCCGTGGAGGATAGCTTAAACGAAATCTATGCAGGTGGTGTTGTTGGTCTGTATCTTGGAGCTAGTGGTGGCAAACCCATTGGTTTTAAGGATATTTCTGTTTCCGCTAAGAATCCCGAAACTTCTAAAAGAGGTGACCTGATTACATATAGTGCCAAGGCTGAATCAGCTCCTGCTGGATCCGTGAAGAAGGGTGTTCGTCTGGGTGGTCTTTGCGGCTATTGCCGAGAAATCAACAATGCTGAAAAAATCAGCATTTATGGCAATATCAATGTTCAGGCTGAATCCAAGTTTGTTGGCGACTCCCTGTTTGTAGGTGGCCTTGTGGGTCGTTATGAAAATACTGTTGCTGAAATGGTTATCCAGAAAACCAGCACGGTGGGTGACATTGTGGTAAATGGTAGCGGAACCCTCACTAAGGTAGGCTATTTGCTGGGCTTAGGTCGTCTAGGCTCTAGCTACAAGTTCATTTCCAACTATCACTTTGGTTCCGACACTGATGTGGATGCTTTCGGTTTCCTGACCCAAAGCGATATAAGCAGTATTGGCTCTGAAATTACGGATTGGACGACTCAGGAAAGTATTTCCTACACCATTCGCAATGGAGAGACCAGCACCTATGGTGAAAATGCTAACAAGAATGGTACCGCTTTGGCTTCTGAAATGCAAAGCAAGAGCTTTGCAAAGTTGATGAACGATCCCTTGAGCGGTACAAGGGAAGATCCCTATGTATGGGACTATGAAACAGGTTCCAACGATGGAATGCCGTTCCTTGTGGGTAAAAATGATAAGCCCGTTACCAATGTGACTACCTATACTGTCACATTCTACCTTGATGATGAGGAAACTACTAGCTATGCAAAGAGATTCCCGGCTGAGGGAGAAGCTGTTGATCTTCCGGAAAATCCTGTTGTTGAAGGGTATACTTTTGTAGGATGGGATAAGGCTGAATATCTGACAAACGTTACCTCTGACATGAATGTACATGCTGTATTGAACAAGCAGACATTTACGGTTACGTTCTTTGGATATAACAAGTATACAAAGGACTTCACATGGATGCTAGTCTCTCATGAGAATGTTCCCTATGGTTCCTATGAATACCCCCCCAATAAGGATGACTATGCTGAATACATCGATGTCATGGAAGGCATGGAGTTTGCTGGATGGGATACTGACGAATATGAGAGTGTTAAGAGTGACTTGGAAATTCGTCCTGCGTATAAACCGATCACTTATACCGTATCATTCATGAATCAGGACGGCTCTGAAGCATATAGTTCTATTGGTGTGAAGTATGGCTCTGAAATTAATTTGCCTGCTGCAGGAACTATGGCCGGAAATGATTCTATGACTTATATCTTTAAGGAATGGAAGGCCGATAATGACGAAGTGTTCGCTACCATGCCTGCAAAGGACTTGGTGTTTAATGCAGTATATGATTCTACAAGAAAGGAATACACTGTAGCCTTCCTGGATTACGATGGCTCTCCTCTTGGCGAAACTCTGGTGAAGTATGGCATGAAGGCTGAACCTATTCCCTATGTGGGTAGGGATGGCGTAAAGCTAAATTCCTGGAAGGATACTTCCGTTGTTATTACCAAGCCGACAACAATCACTGCTGATGTGAGCTTCAAGGTAAAGTATGTCGTGGCTGGGGAAGAAAAGGAAACCTGGCTGCCCAACGGTACGAACATGAAGGATGCTGGGGAAAAATCTGCATCCCGTCCGGCTACGGAAAAGTACACTTATATCTTTACTGGCTGGGATAATGCATTTGATGTCCTGACGGATTCCATTACCTATGTGGCTCAGTTCGATTCCGTTGTGAACGAATACACTGTAACCTTCCTGGATTACGATGGCTCTCCTCTTGGCGAAACTCTGGTGAAGTATGGCGAAAAGGTTACTCCTCCTGTCTATAACGCAAAGGATGGCGTAAAGCTGAAATCCTGGAAGGATACATCTGCTGTAATCACCCAGACAACGACCATTACTGCTGAAGTCAGCTTTAAGGTGATCTACGTTGTCGGCGAGACGGAGAAGGAAGTCTGGGTTCCCAACGGATCCGACATGACTGACGTTGGTGAACAGACCGCATCCCGTCCGGCTACGGAAAAGTACACTTATATCTTTAAAGGCTGGAATCAGGAGTTTGATGTCCTGACAGACTCTATTACCTATGTGGCTAAGTTTGACTCCGTTGTGAACGAATATGTTGTAACCTTCAAGGATTACAATGGAGGGGACCTTGGAACTGCTTCCGTGAAGTACGGTGAAAAGGTTACTCCGCCTGAATACAAAGCTGAAGAAGGCGTTCGACTGAATTCCTGGAAGGACACTTCTGCCGTGATTACTCAGGCTACGACGATCACTGCTGACGCAAGCATCCTGGTTACCTATGTGATTTCCGATGGTGACGTCGAAACTTCCTGGCTGCCTTATGGCACCAACGTTAAGGAAGTGGTTGGAACAAAGATTGTTTCCCGTGATGCAACTGAAAAGTTCACTTATGAGTTTACCGGCTGGGATGAAGAATTTACCACGAATCTGACGGCCCCTGTAACTTATAAGGCTCAGTTTACTGAACGTGAAATTGTGGCTTCCAGCAGTTCCTCTGAACCGGAATCCAGTTCTAGCAGTTCCGCAATCGAACAGCCGGAATCTAGCTCCAGCGAAGAAATTGTTGTTGCTGAAGATGTATCTGTGACAATGATGAAATCTCTGAAGCAGTCTGGTAACGCAGTTCTTCTGACTTACGCTGTAGACCTGAGCAATGTGGCTCGCAAGACCGAAGTCTATGCAGTTCTGGTTGATGAAAAGGGTAAATCCAAGAAGTATCCGATTGCAGACTCCCTGGAAACTGAACGCGTTGAAAATACCTTTGTAATCGCTCCGGCTCCTGTGGGTAAGAATTCCGTGAAGCTGGTGGTTACCAATGGTGTGAAGACTGCTTCCTCAAAGGCAGAAACGTTTGAAGTTGCTTCCGAAATCGCAGTAGCTCCCAAGAGCTGGAACATGATTTCTCTGGCTGATGCAAAGGATCTGACAAAGCTTGCTTCTAGCACGAGCATCTACTGGTGGGATGAAGGCAATGCTATTGGCGACTACTGGCAGTATCGCGCCTTTGATGGTGGCGAATTTGAATCTGCTCGTGGCTTCTGGTATGGCTCCTCCGTGGGTAAGTCCATTGCTCTCCGCGAAGGTGTTGCTACTTCTGAATTCGAATGGAAGCTGGATAGCCTCTACTCTGGTTGGAACATGGTTTCCAATCCTACTGGCTGGTCCGT harbors:
- a CDS encoding InlB B-repeat-containing protein, with protein sequence MKLRLSTIGASLLLLAGAASAVNGSGYYNLISVGGVYYLTQDANSCNVASQKVSVLGETLTTYAYTNPYPNTGYGVGYTMGVTNGKTGAELKSGWCTASAKDTPKNLYSLLKTSWIDAQGVWSITDLNLGSNLDLAGFDEDGKCVNPHKPLPTVVDKGIKGNGYTIKNLCYETDKMTGAVGFISEIKKGNYLNINFDGVKIAVKGTSKDGKDYYPVGTLAGVIDSANVGSIAVSNVSIDAPFAGGIVGLVSNATVANSRATENVSITNSLPITTGYAGSSTIDLATPYGVFLGGIAGVSTRSNAVKADASLKADTALVTVQDHATGHRSALGGAVGMIFASLDTYTGIHVISKDNEKTNISGGSAMGGIVGYSSILYVNNSQIAADTCTLKLENSSFTGEIGNASSLDDIAIGGLVGRDSVVSQTKLNIARSVADITLKDSLTTAGNYRYFAGGILGFSSNCTSAATDKDYLAIEKSVSKGSMELAGSDVAVSGLHAKAYMGGIAGAACFAAEAKALKEDTSSVKIVSKIKTTNDTLFVGGIVGSMNVGDNKGINLSVLSFTGSIAVEDSLNEIYAGGVVGLYLGASGGKPIGFKDISVSAKNPETSKRGDLITYSAKAESAPAGSVKKGVRLGGLCGYCREINNAEKISIYGNINVQAESKFVGDSLFVGGLVGRYENTVAEMVIQKTSTVGDIVVNGSGTLTKVGYLLGLGRLGSSYKFISNYHFGSDTDVDAFGFLTQSDISSIGSEITDWTTQESISYTIRNGETSTYGENANKNGTALASEMQSKSFAKLMNDPLSGTREDPYVWDYETGSNDGMPFLVGKNDKPVTNVTTYTVTFYLDDEETTSYAKRFPAEGEAVDLPENPVVEGYTFVGWDKAEYLTNVTSDMNVHAVLNKQTFTVTFFGYNKYTKDFTWMLVSHENVPYGSYEYPPNKDDYAEYIDVMEGMEFAGWDTDEYESVKSDLEIRPAYKPITYTVSFMNQDGSEAYSSIGVKYGSEINLPAAGTMAGNDSMTYIFKEWKADNDEVFATMPAKDLVFNAVYDSTRKEYTVAFLDYDGSPLGETLVKYGMKAEPIPYVGRDGVKLNSWKDTSVVITKPTTITADVSFKVKYVVAGEEKETWLPNGTNMKDAGEKSASRPATEKYTYIFTGWDNAFDVLTDSITYVAQFDSVVNEYTVTFLDYDGSPLGETLVKYGEKVTPPVYNAKDGVKLKSWKDTSAVITQTTTITAEVSFKVIYVVGETEKEVWVPNGSDMTDVGEQTASRPATEKYTYIFKGWNQEFDVLTDSITYVAKFDSVVNEYVVTFKDYNGGDLGTASVKYGEKVTPPEYKAEEGVRLNSWKDTSAVITQATTITADASILVTYVISDGDVETSWLPYGTNVKEVVGTKIVSRDATEKFTYEFTGWDEEFTTNLTAPVTYKAQFTEREIVASSSSSEPESSSSSSAIEQPESSSSEEIVVAEDVSVTMMKSLKQSGNAVLLTYAVDLSNVARKTEVYAVLVDEKGKSKKYPIADSLETERVENTFVIAPAPVGKNSVKLVVTNGVKTASSKAETFEVASEIAVAPKSWNMISLADAKDLTKLASSTSIYWWDEGNAIGDYWQYRAFDGGEFESARGFWYGSSVGKSIALREGVATSEFEWKLDSLYSGWNMVSNPTGWSVSLNGVLKNEDVLQVRSWNAETGAYDLATELKPYEAVWVQVKRPTRVTVDATPYFGAEEKNLTSAQKVAALRKGAARKASAKNWSVLAVLKDRSGKADSWNMIGAGSQEETLDKAPMGMGDYIRLAIMDGKNKLSKSVKAVADEYEWDMKLSAATARDAELSFDGVEALNQAGLAMTVTINGKTQEVKAGSPVKVALTKNSTVATVRVAPAATLASNKLTGFAVAQVADGLQIGFDAPESLAGANASYALVAVNGKKIASGSFKATAGTNSLNLKVPQSGLYFIQMKIGSQMASAKVMVK